A window of the Candidatus Woesearchaeota archaeon genome harbors these coding sequences:
- a CDS encoding YhbY family RNA-binding protein, whose translation MNVQESNAVIIQLGKNGVSAQLIDNTKKNLANNKLVKIKFLKNALEGKSRKELALLITEELRVPVEQKLVGNVLFLKRIKK comes from the coding sequence ATGAATGTTCAAGAAAGTAATGCAGTAATTATTCAACTAGGTAAGAATGGTGTTTCTGCGCAATTAATAGATAACACGAAGAAGAACTTAGCTAATAATAAACTTGTCAAAATTAAATTCTTAAAGAATGCTTTAGAAGGAAAATCAAGAAAAGAATTAGCTCTGCTAATCACTGAAGAATTACGTGTTCCTGTCGAACAAAAATTAGTTGGTAACGTTTTATTTCTTAAAAGAATAAAAAAATAA
- a CDS encoding AAA family ATPase yields the protein MEHDFSYEKKIIAKEFQGIIGQKEVIQQIKSAILMKRNLIIVGSPGIGKTTLVKNLVNILPEKIIKKEDGNEEHKKPPFIRVQGSPDLTAEDLIGDIDPVKAMKHGPLSLEAFTPGKIFKADKGILFFDEVNRCSEKLQNALLQALEEKKVTIGSYDVDLEADFIFIGTMNPEEASTEPLSDVFLDRFDLVYMEPPETKEQESQIVKKYGKKLVEYPDELLNMSLEFIRALRQSKDLEKKPSVRASLGIYERAQSNAYLKQKERVSLEDVQRAMISVLSHRIRLKPSLKYLKSTSDYVNETFTEFCESTESETGGSP from the coding sequence ATGGAACACGACTTTTCTTATGAAAAAAAAATAATAGCCAAAGAATTCCAAGGAATCATAGGCCAAAAAGAAGTAATACAACAAATAAAATCAGCTATATTAATGAAAAGAAACCTCATAATAGTTGGTTCCCCAGGAATAGGAAAAACAACCCTAGTAAAAAACCTGGTAAACATATTACCTGAAAAAATAATAAAAAAAGAAGATGGAAACGAAGAACACAAAAAACCTCCTTTCATCAGGGTTCAAGGAAGTCCTGATTTAACCGCTGAAGACTTAATAGGAGATATAGACCCAGTAAAAGCAATGAAACACGGACCACTATCTTTAGAAGCATTCACACCAGGAAAAATATTCAAAGCAGACAAAGGAATATTATTCTTTGATGAAGTAAATCGTTGCTCAGAGAAATTACAAAACGCGTTACTACAAGCATTAGAAGAAAAAAAAGTAACTATAGGTAGCTACGACGTAGATTTAGAAGCAGACTTCATATTCATAGGAACAATGAATCCTGAAGAAGCAAGCACAGAGCCATTAAGCGACGTGTTCCTAGACAGATTCGACTTAGTGTACATGGAGCCACCAGAAACAAAAGAGCAAGAATCACAAATCGTGAAGAAATACGGCAAGAAACTCGTTGAATACCCTGATGAATTGTTAAATATGAGCTTAGAATTCATAAGAGCACTAAGACAAAGTAAGGACTTAGAAAAAAAACCATCAGTAAGAGCAAGCCTAGGAATATATGAACGAGCACAATCAAACGCTTACCTAAAACAAAAAGAACGAGTAAGCTTAGAAGATGTGCAAAGAGCAATGATCTCAGTTCTAAGTCATAGAATAAGATTAAAACCATCTCTGAAGTATTTAAAATCAACTTCTGATTACGTGAATGAAACATTCACAGAATTCTGCGAGAGCACAGAATCAGAAACAGGAGGTTCTCCCTGA
- a CDS encoding VWA domain-containing protein yields the protein MKHSQNSARAQNQKQEVLPDNKDSHDEEKEQDTIKAKPEKEKSDELQGKLRKDNREDKLLHSKIPLDKDKIDKGKLLMDAINNNISSFSPDTAFENFVNNYHTTKKLTGETMIRELTGYDPKYVDKNINIPEFKRELKERIKKNIEELKKDGLLNKEGFITEQGYDFASLSLLSEELDKLEGKGLLGENKSKEKSLLGSITDYRPYRNSDNYKQLNTRQTIKKAIRRQRTEITRDEFVSSEKESKGNLEIIYVIDNSGSMKGQKIGMAKKAGIALMYKAINNKDEVGLVIFGAKLSKEIRPTNDFYSLLQEMNNIKTSGETDISLGIETATKMFSSKTKTKHIILLTDAVQTLGKKPEQEVLKKVSEAHNQQITISVIGISLNKQGETLAKKIVDISQGSLFKATKIENLDQIILEDYYRARHKRNY from the coding sequence ATGAAACATTCACAGAATTCTGCGAGAGCACAGAATCAGAAACAGGAGGTTCTCCCTGACAACAAAGATTCGCATGATGAAGAAAAAGAACAAGACACCATAAAAGCAAAACCTGAAAAAGAAAAATCGGATGAGCTACAAGGTAAGTTAAGAAAAGATAATAGAGAAGATAAATTATTACATTCTAAAATACCTTTGGATAAAGACAAAATAGACAAAGGCAAACTACTAATGGACGCGATAAATAATAACATAAGTAGTTTTAGTCCCGACACGGCTTTTGAGAACTTCGTTAATAATTATCACACAACTAAGAAATTAACTGGAGAAACAATGATACGAGAATTAACAGGTTATGATCCTAAGTACGTAGATAAAAACATAAACATACCTGAATTCAAACGCGAACTAAAAGAAAGAATCAAAAAGAACATAGAAGAACTAAAAAAAGATGGATTACTAAACAAAGAAGGATTCATAACCGAGCAAGGATATGACTTCGCATCATTATCATTACTATCTGAAGAATTAGATAAATTAGAAGGAAAAGGATTGCTAGGAGAAAATAAAAGCAAAGAAAAATCTTTACTAGGAAGCATAACTGATTATAGACCTTATAGAAACAGCGACAACTACAAACAACTAAACACGAGACAAACAATAAAAAAAGCAATAAGAAGACAAAGAACAGAAATAACAAGAGATGAATTCGTATCAAGTGAAAAAGAAAGTAAGGGCAACTTAGAAATAATTTACGTAATAGATAACTCCGGGAGTATGAAAGGACAAAAAATAGGAATGGCAAAAAAAGCAGGAATAGCTTTGATGTACAAAGCCATAAACAACAAAGACGAAGTAGGACTGGTAATATTCGGAGCGAAACTAAGCAAAGAAATAAGACCGACAAATGATTTTTATTCATTATTACAAGAAATGAACAACATAAAAACGAGTGGAGAAACAGATATAAGCCTAGGAATAGAAACAGCGACAAAGATGTTTAGTTCAAAAACAAAAACAAAACACATAATATTATTAACAGACGCAGTACAAACACTAGGAAAAAAACCAGAACAAGAAGTACTAAAAAAAGTAAGTGAAGCGCACAACCAACAAATCACGATAAGCGTGATAGGAATAAGTCTGAACAAACAAGGAGAAACTCTTGCTAAAAAAATAGTAGACATAAGCCAAGGCTCACTATTCAAAGCCACGAAGATAGAAAACCTAGACCAAATAATATTAGAAGATTACTACAGAGCAAGACATAAAAGAAATTATTAA
- a CDS encoding ribose-phosphate pyrophosphokinase, with protein sequence MSLFQEFNRGKLSIIHCDSGKHFAEKVISSLKDLVLERGDDANKQILVNSAETIFANGEIKTELEDCVRNQDVYIFQDVENKSNGLSVNDNFMALKTAINATKLSNAQAVTAVVPVFAYARQDRQKGRESITAALVARELEDCGANRVITLDIHNEAIAGFFRIATLENLRASKTLIEHIKKNYMSSDLIIVAPDEGGVERANYFAKNLMTELAVLYKKRDYSCANKVECMALLGDVKNKDVFVIDDIIDTAGTLVTAAKELKENGARRVYFGASLDLFNGPAVSRINKAYSESLIDKIIGTNVTYKPSNFKENNSWYDQVSLQSYFAKVICNINEGRSISRLLD encoded by the coding sequence ATGTCCTTGTTTCAAGAGTTTAATCGTGGCAAGTTAAGTATTATTCATTGTGATTCTGGTAAGCATTTTGCTGAAAAAGTTATTAGTAGCTTGAAAGATTTAGTTTTGGAAAGAGGGGATGATGCTAATAAACAAATATTGGTGAATTCTGCTGAGACTATTTTTGCGAATGGTGAAATAAAAACGGAATTAGAAGATTGTGTTAGGAATCAAGATGTTTATATTTTTCAGGATGTTGAGAATAAAAGTAATGGTTTGTCTGTTAATGATAACTTTATGGCTTTGAAGACTGCTATTAATGCTACTAAATTATCTAATGCTCAAGCAGTAACTGCTGTTGTTCCTGTTTTTGCTTATGCTAGACAGGATAGACAGAAGGGAAGGGAGAGTATAACTGCTGCTTTGGTTGCTAGGGAATTAGAGGATTGTGGTGCTAATAGGGTTATTACTTTAGATATTCATAATGAGGCTATTGCTGGTTTTTTTCGTATTGCTACTTTAGAGAATCTTAGGGCTTCTAAGACTTTGATTGAGCATATTAAGAAGAACTATATGAGTTCTGATTTGATTATTGTTGCTCCTGATGAAGGAGGGGTTGAAAGGGCTAATTATTTTGCTAAGAACTTGATGACTGAACTCGCGGTTTTGTATAAGAAAAGAGATTATTCTTGTGCTAATAAAGTTGAATGTATGGCTTTGTTAGGTGATGTTAAGAATAAAGATGTTTTTGTGATTGATGACATAATTGATACTGCGGGTACGTTGGTTACTGCTGCTAAGGAGCTTAAGGAGAATGGTGCTAGGCGTGTTTATTTTGGTGCGAGTCTTGATTTGTTTAATGGTCCTGCTGTTTCTAGGATAAATAAAGCGTACTCTGAGAGTTTGATTGATAAAATAATTGGTACTAATGTTACTTATAAGCCTAGTAATTTTAAAGAGAATAATTCTTGGTATGATCAAGTATCTTTGCAGAGTTATTTCGCTAAAGTTATTTGTAACATTAATGAGGGTAGAAGTATAAGTAGGCTTCTTGATTAA
- a CDS encoding peptidase C39 family protein, whose product MELYKQTTDYTCAACSLMMILNHFNPDFKLNRENEFKVWRETVNLPTRAPSIYGMACFAKKLGLDVRIILEEREYDYPDYRFKGYTKKEIDDAKYMSRIFAKELFSLEISLEERELKLEEILAFLNNGKILLLRVNAGSLRDTRSTSKYLPFFKRQGSELITVLDPMKGEILIDQKALEESFDTLQTKKKRDHRVLIFN is encoded by the coding sequence ATGGAGTTGTATAAACAAACAACGGATTATACGTGTGCGGCTTGCTCTTTGATGATGATTCTTAATCATTTTAATCCTGATTTTAAGCTTAATCGTGAAAACGAATTTAAGGTTTGGAGAGAAACTGTTAATCTGCCTACCCGTGCGCCTAGTATTTACGGTATGGCTTGTTTTGCTAAGAAGTTAGGGCTTGATGTTCGTATTATTCTTGAGGAGCGTGAGTATGATTATCCTGATTATAGGTTTAAGGGTTATACTAAGAAAGAGATTGATGATGCTAAGTATATGTCTCGTATTTTTGCTAAGGAGCTTTTTTCTTTGGAGATTTCTTTGGAGGAGCGTGAGCTTAAATTAGAGGAGATTTTGGCTTTTTTGAATAATGGTAAGATTCTTCTTCTTAGGGTGAATGCTGGGTCTCTTCGTGATACTCGTAGTACGTCTAAATATTTGCCTTTTTTTAAGCGTCAGGGTTCTGAGTTAATAACTGTTCTTGATCCTATGAAAGGGGAGATTCTTATTGATCAGAAGGCGTTAGAGGAATCTTTTGATACTCTTCAGACGAAGAAGAAGCGTGATCACAGAGTCTTAATATTCAACTAG
- a CDS encoding tRNA pseudouridine(13) synthase TruD, which yields MVFKICPLSSKILNKNVVSYYLMILKQVPEDFVVAEIPLLEVLDKGKYCICELSKRNRNTEDAVFEVSRQLRIPRKCISYAGIKDKQAVTSQTISVLTSPDKLKSFNHEDISLRFLGKSDELVSLGRLKGNSFRITIRGLSGDEKISDKSIINFFHEQRFSENNVVIGKYLLKKKYSDAVNLLINDRSWGENIRKHLEKSKNDFVGALKTLPKKILILYVHAYQSYLWNESVKILLNKGVVVDFVPLPGFGGFSASEEVSGVVNDLLQKEGVVSKDFLNRDISFLSVEGTTRKVFIKPSDLVISDFLDDELNIGKKKLVVSFSLGKGEYATNVVEQLFADS from the coding sequence GTGGTTTTTAAAATTTGTCCATTGTCTTCAAAAATATTAAATAAGAACGTTGTTTCTTATTATTTAATGATTTTAAAACAAGTTCCTGAAGACTTCGTAGTCGCTGAGATTCCGCTACTTGAAGTACTTGATAAAGGAAAGTATTGCATTTGCGAATTATCTAAAAGGAATCGTAACACTGAAGACGCGGTTTTTGAAGTTTCTCGTCAACTTAGAATTCCTAGGAAGTGTATTAGTTACGCGGGAATAAAAGATAAGCAAGCAGTTACGTCTCAAACAATATCTGTTTTGACAAGTCCTGATAAATTAAAAAGTTTTAATCATGAAGATATTTCTTTAAGGTTTCTTGGTAAGTCTGATGAGCTTGTTAGTCTTGGTAGGCTTAAAGGTAATTCTTTTAGGATAACTATTCGTGGTTTGAGTGGTGATGAGAAGATTAGTGATAAAAGTATTATTAATTTTTTTCATGAGCAACGTTTCTCTGAGAACAACGTGGTTATTGGTAAATATCTGCTAAAAAAGAAGTATTCTGACGCTGTGAATTTGTTAATTAATGATAGGTCTTGGGGTGAGAATATTAGGAAGCACTTAGAGAAGTCTAAGAATGACTTCGTGGGTGCTCTTAAGACTTTACCTAAGAAGATTCTTATTTTGTATGTTCATGCTTATCAGAGTTATTTGTGGAATGAATCTGTTAAGATTCTTTTGAATAAAGGAGTGGTTGTTGATTTTGTTCCTTTGCCTGGTTTTGGTGGTTTTTCTGCGAGTGAAGAAGTTTCAGGAGTTGTTAATGATTTATTACAAAAGGAAGGAGTGGTTAGTAAAGATTTTTTGAATAGGGATATTTCTTTTTTGAGTGTTGAGGGCACTACTAGAAAGGTTTTTATCAAGCCTTCTGATTTGGTTATTAGTGATTTTTTAGATGATGAACTTAATATTGGTAAGAAGAAATTAGTTGTTAGTTTTTCTCTTGGTAAAGGCGAGTATGCTACTAATGTTGTTGAGCAATTATTTGCTGATTCTTAG
- a CDS encoding flippase-like domain-containing protein, with product MKKKLKTKKNYELINKLSQFNKTKRPLSIVIFALLGVVGLTIILLKSDFNEILGFLRNTTMILIIFYLLIQVLLMLVLTMRWAVILESQGHRRINLFRLNKYRVVGQAVSFLTPTAKMGGEGIKTRIMSKRESIPYSKALSSTFIDNSVDLTASGLFFLIGTIIILLSINVGFKTKMFLGCLIFLFLFFLGVFNYRLFKGKPMMHGLAKRFGLFKIKMIKDFEHEIKKFDEYLHEFYRKDKKHFYYAILLSLISWILMFFEYYVAGRMLGFNFSAWMIFLIVTLVGLAYLIPTPMALGTLEAGQISAFSILNISSAAGIGLSFIVRAKDMLIAFWGVGIMSFYGFNPNNALEKAGFGDEVENKK from the coding sequence ATGAAAAAAAAATTGAAGACTAAAAAAAATTATGAATTAATAAATAAACTAAGTCAGTTTAACAAAACAAAAAGACCTTTATCAATAGTCATTTTTGCATTATTAGGCGTTGTTGGCTTAACAATAATATTATTAAAATCTGATTTTAACGAGATACTTGGTTTTTTAAGAAACACCACGATGATCTTAATAATTTTTTATTTATTAATACAAGTACTTCTAATGCTTGTTTTAACTATGCGCTGGGCAGTAATACTTGAATCTCAAGGGCATCGAAGAATTAATTTATTCAGATTAAACAAATACAGAGTCGTAGGACAAGCCGTTAGTTTTCTTACCCCAACCGCTAAAATGGGTGGTGAAGGAATAAAAACTAGGATTATGTCAAAACGAGAAAGTATTCCTTACAGCAAAGCTTTATCAAGCACATTCATAGATAACTCTGTTGATTTAACCGCTTCAGGCCTATTTTTCTTAATAGGAACCATAATAATACTTTTGAGTATAAACGTGGGCTTTAAGACTAAAATGTTTTTAGGTTGTTTAATATTCTTGTTTTTGTTTTTTTTAGGTGTTTTTAATTACAGGTTGTTTAAAGGAAAACCCATGATGCATGGTTTAGCTAAACGCTTTGGTTTGTTTAAAATAAAAATGATAAAAGATTTTGAGCACGAAATAAAGAAGTTTGATGAATATCTACACGAATTTTATAGAAAAGACAAAAAACATTTTTATTACGCGATATTATTATCTCTTATTAGTTGGATACTTATGTTTTTTGAATATTACGTGGCTGGGAGAATGCTAGGATTTAATTTTTCTGCTTGGATGATTTTTTTAATAGTGACACTAGTAGGACTAGCTTATTTAATTCCTACACCTATGGCTCTAGGAACATTAGAAGCAGGACAAATTTCCGCTTTTAGCATATTAAATATAAGCTCAGCCGCAGGTATAGGTCTTAGTTTCATAGTTAGAGCTAAAGATATGTTAATAGCTTTTTGGGGCGTGGGAATAATGAGTTTTTATGGTTTTAATCCAAATAATGCTCTTGAAAAAGCAGGATTCGGTGACGAAGTTGAAAATAAGAAATAA
- a CDS encoding GNAT family N-acetyltransferase, which produces MNYELRKAKRTDLEKLLLIQKEIIIKSTHYDSSIKKNTTFVDIKKLILSKQTNFLVIELNKEIICCGYAEIRKSPNYMKPKNYGYIGMIFVSEKHRKKGLATNIINNLVKWLETNKIKEIRLEAYTKNEDAIKLFRKTGFEELFVTMKKV; this is translated from the coding sequence ATGAATTACGAACTCAGAAAAGCAAAAAGAACGGACTTAGAAAAACTTTTATTAATACAAAAAGAAATAATTATTAAATCAACACATTATGATTCTAGTATTAAAAAAAATACGACTTTCGTAGATATAAAAAAACTAATTTTGTCAAAACAAACAAATTTCTTAGTAATAGAATTAAACAAAGAAATAATATGTTGCGGATACGCAGAAATAAGGAAATCACCTAATTACATGAAACCTAAGAATTACGGATACATAGGAATGATTTTTGTTTCTGAGAAACACAGAAAAAAAGGATTAGCAACAAATATAATTAATAATCTTGTTAAATGGTTAGAAACAAATAAAATAAAAGAAATAAGACTTGAAGCTTACACAAAGAATGAAGACGCAATAAAATTATTTAGAAAAACAGGCTTTGAAGAATTATTTGTTACTATGAAAAAAGTTTAA
- a CDS encoding glycosyltransferase family 39 protein — translation MKFNNKYLLFSFLFFLLFLFSYFISLQGLLAWDEVVYLANARSYIGDSFFVEDFRFPLLSAVIGGVWLLTGEFVIVAQLLMILFSLGSVLVFYFVAKYFLSDDLSLLASLIFGFSLQFITWGFRIYTDILGVLLFLLAFLFFLKHEEIKNKFVTKGYFFVFLAGLFSGLAFSARLSTIIVSFVLVIFFLLRKNWFRNLLFYGSGFLLAIIPWLIHGLIKKGHPLYFALSQTSAILEYTARESPLILLRFLLAEYGLALLLILFNVLYFFKFWKRGFNKKFYSKTSLLLLVLSSQLLFYFFFVKLKLARYILEMSPFIVLLIVLGFNVVLLLTNNKYKDLMFVFLLIVLFVSIFLTSIHGINDLIKTSKCTSSGALHQSISLIKEISEPGQLIVSSVWPYFGYYANLEAYSPWSVNMSDYFMSYDPDFFAFSEQAGIPFLGVVNHSQVHELFYISDSCGWDLTVYEVRD, via the coding sequence TTGAAATTTAATAATAAGTATTTGTTGTTTTCATTTTTGTTTTTCTTGTTATTTTTGTTTTCTTATTTTATTTCTCTTCAGGGTTTGCTTGCGTGGGATGAAGTTGTTTATTTGGCTAATGCTCGTTCTTACATAGGTGATTCTTTCTTCGTTGAGGATTTTCGTTTTCCTCTTCTTAGCGCGGTTATTGGGGGTGTTTGGTTATTAACTGGGGAGTTCGTTATTGTTGCTCAATTATTAATGATTCTTTTTTCTTTAGGTTCTGTGTTAGTGTTTTATTTTGTTGCTAAATATTTTTTGAGTGATGATTTGTCTTTGTTAGCTTCTTTAATTTTTGGTTTTTCTTTACAATTCATAACTTGGGGTTTTAGGATTTACACTGACATATTAGGTGTTTTGTTGTTTTTATTAGCGTTCTTATTCTTTCTTAAACACGAAGAGATTAAAAACAAATTTGTTACGAAGGGTTATTTTTTTGTTTTCTTAGCGGGTTTGTTTTCTGGTTTGGCTTTTTCTGCTCGTCTCTCAACAATTATTGTTTCTTTTGTTTTGGTGATTTTTTTCTTGTTAAGAAAGAATTGGTTCAGGAACTTATTATTTTATGGTTCTGGTTTCTTATTGGCTATTATTCCTTGGTTAATTCATGGTTTAATAAAAAAAGGTCATCCTTTGTATTTTGCTTTATCGCAGACCTCCGCTATCTTAGAATATACTGCTAGGGAATCCCCTCTGATTTTGTTAAGGTTCTTATTAGCTGAGTATGGTTTAGCTTTGTTATTGATTTTGTTTAACGTTCTTTATTTTTTTAAATTTTGGAAGCGGGGTTTTAATAAAAAATTTTATTCTAAGACTTCTTTGTTGTTGCTTGTTTTGTCTTCGCAGTTATTATTTTATTTTTTCTTTGTGAAATTAAAACTTGCGCGTTACATATTAGAGATGTCTCCTTTTATTGTTTTACTCATAGTTCTTGGGTTTAACGTTGTTTTATTATTAACTAATAATAAATATAAAGATTTGATGTTTGTTTTTTTATTAATTGTTTTGTTTGTTTCCATTTTTTTGACGTCTATTCATGGAATTAATGATTTGATAAAAACATCTAAGTGTACTTCTTCAGGCGCTTTGCATCAATCAATTAGTTTGATAAAAGAAATATCTGAGCCTGGACAATTAATAGTTAGTAGTGTTTGGCCTTATTTTGGTTACTACGCGAACTTAGAAGCGTATAGTCCTTGGTCTGTTAATATGTCTGATTACTTTATGAGTTATGATCCTGATTTCTTCGCGTTCTCTGAACAAGCAGGTATTCCTTTCTTAGGAGTTGTTAATCATTCTCAAGTTCATGAATTGTTTTATATTAGTGATTCTTGTGGTTGGGATTTAACTGTTTATGAAGTTAGAGATTAA